One Synechococcus sp. JA-2-3B'a(2-13) genomic window carries:
- a CDS encoding PAS domain S-box protein has translation MKVPLVYLELAQPGSDPHSSSKGILYRDPQGIPAGEPFNLNASPGAEQWPFHESFLLQTEQGIRLADLHLLDCHPRQLSSFEREQIDLVALSLKHILLQAQEHRQTLEQLQSQLQDSRSTAARYQQIFENAVEGIFQTTLEGKYLVANPALAHIFGYESPEDLMHNVSDIGTQIYSDPEQRAEFIQRMLREGQVVNFEHQVCCKDGRLIWISLNARTIYSDQGDPLYFEGFVTDITASRQLKERQQQLEEARRESEHRFLQLVENTQQLFWITTVYSKELIYVSPACEAIWGRSAEEAYANPQAWIRQIHPDDRWLFPTILKAQSEGKSTDVVFRIYHTDGRLIWLRERTFPIADKEGKIYRVAGIVEDITESKQLEAERRRIEQAWQQSANHFRQIFELAPNGIALVDLQGRFIQVNDAFAQIVGYTPEELKHRQQLDILHPEDVNPLLEANEALLAGKVSVSQRQIRYTHRSGQVVHVLFQATLLTDEEGQPTQFLNQVIDISARVEAEIALKESEERFRQSFEWAPIAKAMTHVDGTYLQINAAFTETLGYTLEDLKGKTVLDITHPDDIATTLENSNRLLAGQVHQCEQEQRYIHKNGQIVYAILRITLVRTAQGDPSYFLSQILDITERKQAEAALRQSELSLRGIFQQSALGISIVDHRGHYLKVNPALEEILGYSAAELTHMSFCDLTHPEDIQEDWQLFQEVLNGQRDRYHLEKRYIHRSGKVVWCRLAVSAVRDPEGKNLFIIGICEDITEEKRAKLQIQAALQEKEVLLREIHHRVKNNLQIISSLLRLQADQIKSRKYARVFKDAGSRIQAMSLIHEGLYQSNNLAAVDLKQYLHNLISNLFHSYGVNPESIRANIRAEGIRLNLDDAVLCGLIINELVTNSLKYAFPKGRSGEIEIHFSQTRKYTQLRVSDNGVGLPPNFDFKETQSLGLQLVATLTDQLQGKIQLRSKPGTTFIITFPRSEP, from the coding sequence TCTACCGGGATCCGCAAGGGATCCCAGCCGGCGAACCCTTCAACCTCAATGCCAGTCCTGGGGCTGAGCAATGGCCTTTTCATGAATCCTTCCTCTTGCAGACTGAGCAGGGGATCCGGTTGGCCGATCTGCACCTGCTTGACTGCCATCCTCGCCAACTGAGTTCCTTTGAACGGGAACAGATTGACCTCGTTGCCCTCAGCCTGAAGCACATTCTTCTCCAAGCCCAGGAGCATCGGCAAACCCTCGAGCAGCTCCAATCCCAACTGCAAGACAGCCGCAGCACTGCTGCCCGCTACCAGCAGATCTTCGAGAACGCCGTCGAAGGCATTTTTCAAACCACCCTAGAGGGCAAATACCTGGTTGCCAACCCGGCCTTGGCCCATATTTTCGGCTACGAATCCCCTGAGGATTTGATGCACAACGTCTCCGATATTGGCACCCAAATCTATAGCGATCCGGAGCAACGAGCCGAATTCATCCAGCGCATGCTGAGAGAAGGTCAAGTTGTGAATTTTGAACACCAAGTCTGCTGCAAGGATGGCAGGCTAATTTGGATTTCTTTAAATGCCCGTACCATCTACAGCGACCAGGGGGATCCCCTCTATTTTGAAGGATTTGTTACCGACATCACAGCATCCCGTCAACTGAAAGAACGACAACAACAATTGGAAGAAGCCCGCCGAGAGAGCGAGCATCGTTTTCTGCAACTGGTAGAGAATACGCAACAACTGTTTTGGATTACAACGGTCTACAGCAAAGAGCTGATCTACGTCAGCCCAGCCTGTGAAGCCATTTGGGGCCGCTCCGCCGAAGAGGCCTACGCCAACCCCCAAGCCTGGATCCGCCAGATCCACCCCGACGACCGCTGGTTGTTCCCCACCATCCTCAAAGCCCAATCGGAGGGCAAATCCACCGATGTTGTCTTCCGCATTTATCACACTGATGGCCGCCTGATTTGGCTGCGAGAACGCACCTTTCCCATCGCCGACAAAGAGGGCAAAATCTATCGGGTGGCAGGGATCGTCGAAGACATCACTGAGTCCAAGCAACTGGAAGCCGAACGGCGTCGTATAGAGCAAGCCTGGCAACAAAGCGCCAACCATTTTCGGCAGATTTTTGAGCTGGCCCCCAATGGAATTGCCCTTGTGGACTTGCAGGGGCGGTTTATCCAGGTCAACGATGCCTTTGCCCAGATTGTCGGCTACACCCCCGAAGAATTGAAGCATCGGCAACAACTGGACATTCTCCACCCCGAAGATGTCAACCCACTGCTGGAGGCCAATGAGGCTTTGCTGGCAGGGAAGGTCTCTGTCAGCCAGCGCCAGATTCGCTACACCCACCGTTCCGGCCAGGTTGTTCATGTGCTGTTTCAGGCCACCCTGCTCACCGACGAGGAAGGACAGCCCACCCAGTTTCTCAACCAGGTGATCGACATCAGCGCCCGCGTGGAGGCAGAAATTGCCCTCAAAGAAAGTGAAGAACGCTTCCGCCAATCCTTTGAATGGGCCCCCATTGCCAAGGCCATGACCCACGTGGATGGCACCTATTTGCAAATCAACGCCGCTTTTACCGAAACCCTGGGCTACACCCTGGAGGATCTCAAAGGGAAAACCGTCCTCGACATCACCCATCCCGACGACATCGCCACCACTCTGGAAAACAGCAACCGCCTGCTGGCCGGCCAGGTGCATCAGTGCGAACAGGAACAACGCTACATCCACAAGAACGGCCAAATAGTCTATGCCATTCTTCGCATCACCCTGGTGCGCACGGCCCAAGGGGATCCCAGCTACTTTCTAAGCCAGATTTTGGACATTACCGAGCGCAAGCAAGCCGAGGCAGCCCTTCGCCAAAGTGAGCTGAGTTTACGGGGCATCTTCCAGCAGTCAGCCCTGGGCATTTCCATCGTCGATCATCGGGGCCATTACCTAAAAGTGAACCCCGCTCTGGAAGAGATCTTGGGCTATAGCGCTGCCGAACTGACCCACATGAGCTTCTGCGACCTCACCCATCCCGAGGACATTCAGGAAGATTGGCAACTCTTCCAGGAGGTTTTGAACGGCCAACGGGATCGCTACCACCTGGAAAAACGCTACATCCACCGCAGCGGAAAGGTGGTTTGGTGCCGCCTGGCAGTCTCTGCAGTCCGGGATCCCGAGGGCAAAAACCTCTTCATCATCGGCATTTGCGAAGACATTACCGAAGAAAAACGGGCAAAGCTGCAGATCCAAGCTGCCCTTCAGGAAAAAGAAGTCCTGCTGCGGGAGATTCACCACCGCGTCAAAAACAACCTGCAAATCATCTCCAGCCTGCTGCGGCTCCAAGCTGACCAAATCAAAAGCCGCAAGTACGCCCGCGTTTTTAAGGATGCCGGCAGCCGTATTCAAGCCATGTCTTTGATCCACGAAGGTTTGTACCAATCCAACAATCTGGCCGCTGTGGATCTCAAGCAGTACCTACACAATTTGATCTCCAACCTCTTTCACTCTTACGGGGTAAACCCCGAGAGCATTCGCGCCAACATCCGCGCCGAAGGGATCCGCCTCAACCTGGACGATGCGGTCTTGTGTGGCCTGATCATCAACGAGTTGGTGACCAACAGCCTCAAGTATGCCTTCCCGAAGGGCCGCAGCGGGGAGATAGAGATTCATTTCAGCCAAACCCGCAAATATACTCAGTTGCGAGTCTCCGACAATGGCGTTGGCTTGCCCCCGAACTTTGACTTCAAGGAAACTCAATCTCTGGGTTTACAACTGGTTGCAACCCTCACCGATCAGCTACAGGGCAAGATACAATTGAGAAGCAAACCGGGTACCACCTTCATCATTACCTTTCCGAGGAGCGAGCCTTGA
- a CDS encoding response regulator, whose protein sequence is MKRVPPLVKGSILVVEDEKIIAKDIANVLKKFGYAVPAIASSGEEAIRRLEEMPVDLVLMDIVLKGDIDGIEAAKRITERFNIPVVHLTAYADEDTLSRVKETRPFGYIIKPFKERELYTTIEIALHNHRQSLENRKLEEKRIEELRQKLQQLQQFTDVKGTLFKKFLQDLSEPLSNLSFALGLLKDAESEQKREHYLQVLEDEFRRELELIHQTSNLENLLNLENVGLLSQFSLLRPQEPSRSHRLEQEAPTPATTPSQESAGSAPAPSPTAATAPRAPLRPLNQTQLAERLGVVVSAITYWKFKTGFPEWSRSRDPEGISWRYSPDSKRFSPVP, encoded by the coding sequence TTGAAGAGAGTTCCACCCCTTGTCAAAGGCAGTATCCTGGTCGTCGAAGACGAGAAGATCATCGCCAAGGACATTGCCAACGTTCTGAAAAAATTCGGCTACGCTGTGCCCGCCATTGCTTCTTCCGGGGAAGAAGCGATCCGAAGGCTGGAAGAGATGCCGGTGGACTTGGTCTTGATGGATATCGTCCTAAAAGGCGATATCGATGGCATAGAAGCCGCCAAGCGGATCACCGAGCGCTTCAACATTCCGGTGGTGCATCTGACGGCCTACGCCGATGAGGACACGCTCTCCCGCGTCAAGGAGACCCGGCCCTTCGGCTACATCATCAAGCCTTTCAAAGAGCGGGAACTCTACACCACCATTGAAATTGCCCTGCACAACCACCGCCAGAGCCTTGAGAACCGCAAGCTGGAAGAGAAAAGAATCGAGGAGCTGCGGCAAAAACTGCAGCAGTTGCAGCAGTTCACGGACGTGAAGGGCACTCTGTTCAAGAAATTCTTGCAGGATCTGAGCGAGCCCCTCTCGAACCTCAGCTTTGCCTTGGGTCTGCTCAAGGATGCCGAGTCGGAGCAGAAGCGGGAGCACTATCTGCAGGTGCTGGAGGATGAGTTTCGCCGTGAGCTGGAGCTGATCCACCAAACCTCTAACCTGGAAAATCTTTTAAACCTGGAAAATGTTGGCCTGTTGAGCCAGTTCAGCCTGCTGCGTCCCCAGGAGCCCAGCCGTAGTCACCGGTTGGAGCAGGAAGCACCCACCCCTGCAACCACGCCCTCCCAGGAGTCGGCAGGCTCTGCCCCCGCACCCAGCCCCACTGCCGCCACAGCGCCACGGGCACCGCTGCGCCCCCTCAACCAGACTCAGTTGGCGGAACGGTTGGGGGTGGTGGTTTCCGCCATTACCTATTGGAAATTCAAAACCGGGTTTCCGGAGTGGAGCCGCAGCCGGGATCCCGAGGGCATTTCTTGGCGCTATTCCCCCGATTCCAAGCGCTTTTCACCCGTGCCCTAG
- a CDS encoding septal ring lytic transglycosylase RlpA family protein, translated as MRNWKQLGQGLDPARKMGLVSCLCVTALGLPAGMLGGLTSRAQASTRTGSPNTRAAELSPASKLPPPATPSQPLPAAAAPVRTLPRIPQTPISGHEGLAPAKLGTLNLDPSLNRTRQAIPHRLEEDPILKIGEQRQQTSQPISTLYDYQMDGQQVVTVYVRDLPIVSFVEHPGLEPPLMRASTLVAQLNQMAQGSLKDTTITLGWADLELAEQGLGVPLYTIRANSEELLRIDAGVLLIDNQRPVDVAVLAANRLRRLLLDAPPISAPALPQPAALTAKAAVAGSKPKTAPQQEPAPVRVVGPVQEGIASWYDLHPTRHEMTAAHPTLPFGTEVRVTNLKNGRQAVVRINDRGPFIPGRIIDLSLRAAEVLGMVRSGLAPVRVEVVQR; from the coding sequence ATGCGAAATTGGAAACAGCTTGGACAGGGACTGGATCCCGCCCGCAAAATGGGCTTGGTCAGCTGTCTCTGTGTCACGGCTTTGGGCTTGCCGGCAGGCATGTTGGGCGGCTTGACTTCGCGAGCACAAGCCTCGACGCGAACCGGATCCCCCAACACCCGAGCAGCAGAGCTGTCACCTGCATCCAAATTGCCCCCCCCGGCCACCCCTTCCCAACCCCTCCCTGCTGCCGCAGCCCCAGTCAGAACGCTGCCGAGAATTCCCCAAACCCCTATCTCCGGCCACGAGGGTCTTGCCCCTGCCAAACTGGGTACCCTGAACTTGGATCCTTCTTTGAACCGAACTCGCCAGGCAATCCCGCACCGCCTGGAAGAGGATCCCATTCTCAAGATCGGCGAGCAACGGCAGCAAACCAGCCAGCCCATCTCCACCCTCTACGACTATCAGATGGACGGGCAACAGGTGGTTACTGTCTATGTGCGGGATCTGCCCATTGTCAGTTTTGTCGAGCACCCTGGGCTAGAACCACCGCTGATGCGGGCCAGCACCCTTGTGGCCCAGCTCAACCAAATGGCCCAGGGATCCCTGAAAGACACCACCATCACCTTAGGTTGGGCAGATCTGGAATTGGCCGAACAAGGCCTGGGTGTTCCTCTCTATACCATTCGGGCCAACAGCGAGGAATTGCTGCGCATCGACGCTGGAGTGCTGTTGATCGATAACCAGCGCCCGGTGGATGTGGCTGTTTTGGCTGCCAATCGTCTGCGCCGTCTGCTGCTCGATGCCCCGCCCATTTCAGCTCCGGCCCTGCCTCAACCGGCTGCTCTGACCGCCAAAGCCGCTGTTGCAGGTTCCAAGCCGAAAACAGCCCCTCAACAGGAACCCGCCCCTGTCCGCGTGGTTGGGCCTGTGCAAGAGGGCATTGCTTCTTGGTATGACCTGCACCCAACCCGCCATGAGATGACGGCTGCCCACCCCACCCTGCCCTTTGGCACCGAGGTACGGGTGACCAACCTGAAAAACGGACGCCAGGCTGTCGTGCGCATCAACGATCGCGGCCCTTTTATCCCCGGTCGGATCATCGACCTCTCCCTGCGAGCGGCAGAGGTGTTGGGGATGGTGCGCTCAGGGCTGGCGCCTGTGCGGGTGGAAGTGGTGCAACGCTAG
- the purM gene encoding phosphoribosylformylglycinamidine cyclo-ligase: protein MDYRSAGVDIDLGQAFVRGIRERVERIQVPSSGSSETLGGIGGFAGLFELPTGYQAPVLVAGTDGVGTKLDIAQQWGQHQGVGVDLVAMCANDVLTVGARPLFFLDYVATGKLEPEALWQVIDGILAGCQEAGCQLLGGETAEMPGFYPPGKYDLAGFCIGIVEKTAILDGSRVQLGDRLLALPSSGLHSNGYSLVRRIVADRGWRWDHRPPGWDRPLAEVFLTPTRIYVQAVQRLQAAGIAIHGMAHITGGGIPENLPRCLAPNQAARLQPHSWPIPQEFLWLQEQGQVETLEMFRTFNLGVGYVLVIPPEAENQVRSLLPEAFPIGEVVAACPGESRVLGLEQWGSLTSPAD from the coding sequence TTGGACTACCGCTCAGCAGGGGTTGACATCGATCTGGGCCAGGCCTTTGTCAGGGGGATCCGCGAGCGCGTTGAACGGATTCAAGTTCCGTCTTCAGGTTCTTCAGAAACCTTGGGTGGCATCGGCGGCTTTGCCGGCCTGTTTGAGCTGCCGACAGGGTATCAAGCGCCGGTGTTGGTGGCGGGCACCGATGGGGTGGGGACAAAGCTGGACATTGCCCAGCAGTGGGGTCAGCACCAGGGGGTGGGCGTCGATCTGGTGGCGATGTGTGCCAACGATGTGCTGACGGTGGGGGCCCGGCCGCTGTTTTTCTTGGACTATGTGGCCACTGGCAAGCTGGAGCCAGAAGCCCTGTGGCAGGTGATCGATGGCATCTTGGCGGGCTGCCAGGAAGCGGGCTGCCAACTGCTGGGCGGGGAAACGGCGGAGATGCCGGGGTTTTATCCCCCTGGGAAGTACGACCTGGCCGGGTTTTGTATCGGAATTGTGGAAAAAACGGCCATTCTGGATGGGTCGCGGGTACAGCTTGGGGATCGGTTGTTGGCTTTGCCCAGCAGCGGCCTACACAGCAACGGCTACAGCTTGGTGCGGCGGATTGTGGCCGACCGGGGTTGGCGCTGGGATCACCGGCCACCCGGCTGGGATCGGCCTTTGGCGGAAGTATTCCTCACCCCCACCCGCATCTACGTGCAGGCGGTGCAGCGGCTGCAGGCAGCAGGGATCGCCATCCACGGCATGGCCCACATCACTGGCGGCGGGATCCCGGAAAACTTGCCCCGCTGTTTGGCCCCGAACCAAGCGGCGCGGCTGCAGCCCCATAGCTGGCCCATCCCACAGGAGTTTCTCTGGCTCCAAGAACAGGGCCAGGTGGAGACCTTGGAGATGTTCCGCACCTTCAACCTGGGGGTGGGCTATGTGCTGGTGATCCCCCCTGAGGCAGAAAATCAGGTGAGATCCCTGCTCCCCGAAGCCTTCCCCATTGGGGAGGTGGTGGCGGCCTGTCCAGGGGAAAGCCGCGTTCTGGGACTGGAACAGTGGGGATCCCTCACAAGCCCTGCCGACTAG
- a CDS encoding ABC transporter ATP-binding protein codes for MTGLPTARATAGAIEVEHLSKTYGSFTAIRDVSFQVNAGEIMGFLGPNGAGKTTSMRILAGYLPASEGTARVAGFDVHENSMAVRQRIGYLPENPPLYPDMTVEAYLHFVAQIKRVSAGDRPRRVDEAIRRCSLEEKRHTLIRKLSKGFKQRVGIAQALVHDPPVIILDEPTIGLDPKQIIEVRKLIKSLAGEHTIILSTHILPEVSMTCDRVVIINRGQVAAIGTPAELTAQLQDRQQAKLVVGATEAMAIRTALQPLPQVEVVSLQPLAADLSRWQVQLKSNAAADGWIPEVARVLVQAGIDLYEIGRPQASLEEIFLQLTTQEGSEGLLEEAA; via the coding sequence ATGACAGGTTTACCCACTGCTCGTGCAACCGCGGGTGCCATCGAAGTTGAGCATCTGAGCAAAACCTACGGCAGCTTCACTGCCATCCGCGATGTTTCCTTCCAGGTGAACGCCGGCGAGATCATGGGTTTTTTGGGGCCGAACGGAGCCGGCAAGACCACATCCATGCGCATTTTGGCGGGGTATCTGCCTGCCAGCGAGGGGACGGCGCGGGTGGCCGGGTTTGATGTTCACGAAAACTCGATGGCGGTGCGGCAGCGCATTGGCTATCTGCCGGAAAACCCACCCCTCTACCCCGACATGACGGTGGAGGCGTACCTGCACTTTGTGGCCCAGATCAAGCGGGTCAGCGCTGGCGATCGGCCCAGGCGGGTGGACGAGGCGATCCGGCGGTGCAGCCTGGAAGAAAAGCGCCACACCCTCATCCGCAAGCTCTCCAAGGGGTTTAAGCAGCGGGTGGGCATCGCCCAAGCTCTGGTTCACGACCCGCCGGTGATCATCCTGGATGAGCCCACCATTGGGCTGGATCCCAAGCAGATTATCGAGGTGCGCAAGCTCATCAAGAGCCTGGCGGGGGAGCACACCATCATCCTCTCCACCCACATCCTGCCCGAGGTGAGCATGACCTGCGACCGAGTGGTGATCATCAACCGCGGCCAGGTGGCGGCCATTGGCACGCCTGCCGAGCTGACAGCCCAGCTCCAGGATCGGCAGCAGGCAAAGCTGGTGGTGGGGGCAACCGAGGCAATGGCCATCCGGACGGCCCTGCAGCCTTTGCCCCAAGTGGAGGTGGTGAGCCTACAGCCCTTGGCGGCGGATCTCTCCCGCTGGCAGGTGCAGCTCAAGAGCAACGCTGCCGCGGACGGCTGGATCCCGGAGGTGGCCAGGGTGCTGGTGCAGGCAGGGATCGACCTCTACGAGATAGGCCGCCCGCAGGCTTCTTTGGAAGAGATTTTCCTGCAGCTCACTACGCAAGAGGGATCCGAGGGCCTACTGGAGGAAGCGGCATGA
- a CDS encoding ABC transporter permease produces MNGVVAIFRKELRGYFTSPIAYVVAAVFWGLAGFFFFNILVRVISFSQQVDLFAQFGQENNFDAATILSQQFLNLLGTLSLFLLPIFTMSSYAEERRRGTMELLATSPITNLEVALGKWLAVWVFFITLLLPPLVYHVLVLSSANPAVDYRLTLMGYVGLTLLAGSVMALGLFISSLTDSTLIAAVATFGLILLLWVIDAAAGQEENWIAATLRHVSLLQQYSNWVQGILSSSSLILFLSIIVLGLFATVQSVESLRWQQS; encoded by the coding sequence ATGAACGGAGTGGTTGCCATTTTTCGCAAAGAGCTGCGCGGCTACTTCACCTCCCCCATTGCCTATGTGGTGGCCGCGGTGTTTTGGGGACTGGCGGGGTTTTTCTTCTTTAATATTCTGGTGCGGGTGATCAGCTTTTCTCAGCAGGTGGATCTTTTCGCCCAGTTCGGCCAGGAGAACAATTTCGACGCGGCCACCATCCTGTCGCAGCAGTTTCTCAACCTCTTGGGCACCCTCTCCTTATTTCTATTGCCCATCTTCACCATGAGCTCCTATGCCGAGGAGCGGCGGCGAGGCACGATGGAGCTGCTGGCTACTTCTCCCATCACCAACTTGGAGGTGGCCCTGGGCAAATGGTTGGCGGTCTGGGTGTTTTTCATCACGCTGCTGCTGCCGCCGCTGGTCTACCATGTGCTGGTGCTGAGCAGCGCCAACCCGGCAGTGGACTACCGCCTGACCCTGATGGGTTATGTGGGCCTAACCCTGCTGGCGGGTAGCGTTATGGCCTTGGGGTTGTTTATCTCTTCTCTGACAGACAGCACCCTCATCGCAGCAGTGGCCACCTTTGGCTTGATTTTGTTGCTCTGGGTGATCGACGCGGCAGCCGGCCAGGAGGAAAACTGGATTGCTGCAACGCTGCGGCATGTGTCTTTGCTGCAGCAATATAGCAACTGGGTGCAAGGGATCCTCAGCAGCAGCAGCCTCATTCTTTTCTTGAGCATCATCGTCCTGGGGCTGTTTGCCACGGTGCAATCGGTGGAAAGCCTGCGCTGGCAACAGAGCTGA
- a CDS encoding GldG family protein, with product MKDWRALKDWTGILGIGVIAIGLVVGSAFTGWTAVPLSMLATGLALLVVWGITHRQEVGVFLGLRSTQTNANILVAVAAMAVILVLVNVVAVRYDLRLDLTEEGLFTLSPQTRQLVQGLVQPVKVWVVTTAPDPNLREQLERYRRLNPNRFQFEFVDPNRDPLTIQRLQVTQNNTLVVEAGESRQQLPQPPAPDLESKLTPVLSKVVNRGELLAYFVQGHGEVGLEAREGAPTLAQAAAALGQEGYRVEPLNLVQAEIPEDANVLVLAGPQRALFPGEVEKLQDYLAKGGRLLLLIGPRVDAGLDPLLEEWGVVLGDDILIEVSSVSQLLGTGPAVALVTTYGDHPITAPLAAQRLMTLFPLARSVETEAREGIQATPLLRTGPQSWGETSPELERGPLQFDPDQDKPGPLTLGVALTRRLDTDPEQGSGSRQEARLVVIGNVNFALNGNLRQQGNRDLFLNTLNWLTEQTEQISIRPKSLTDRRLTLTGQNFRWLVLGSTVLLPLAALGSGAALWWQRR from the coding sequence ATGAAGGACTGGCGCGCGTTAAAGGACTGGACAGGGATCCTGGGCATTGGCGTCATCGCCATCGGCCTGGTGGTGGGATCCGCCTTTACCGGTTGGACGGCTGTGCCCCTGAGCATGCTGGCAACAGGTTTGGCCCTGCTGGTGGTTTGGGGCATCACCCACCGGCAGGAGGTGGGGGTCTTCCTCGGTCTGCGTTCCACCCAGACCAACGCCAACATCCTGGTGGCGGTGGCGGCGATGGCCGTCATTCTAGTGCTGGTGAATGTGGTGGCGGTGCGCTACGACCTGCGGCTGGATCTCACCGAGGAGGGCCTGTTTACCCTGTCGCCCCAAACCCGGCAATTGGTGCAGGGATTGGTGCAGCCGGTCAAAGTTTGGGTGGTCACCACTGCGCCGGATCCCAACTTGCGGGAACAACTGGAGCGCTATCGCCGCCTCAACCCCAACCGCTTCCAGTTTGAGTTTGTGGATCCCAACCGGGATCCCTTGACCATTCAGCGGCTGCAGGTGACCCAGAACAACACCCTGGTGGTGGAGGCCGGAGAAAGCCGGCAACAACTGCCTCAGCCCCCTGCCCCTGATCTGGAGAGCAAACTGACCCCCGTCCTGTCCAAAGTGGTCAACCGAGGGGAGTTGCTGGCCTATTTCGTGCAAGGGCATGGGGAAGTGGGGCTGGAAGCGAGGGAAGGCGCCCCAACTCTGGCTCAGGCGGCGGCAGCCCTGGGCCAGGAAGGCTATCGGGTAGAGCCCCTCAACTTGGTGCAAGCGGAGATCCCAGAGGATGCGAATGTCCTGGTGCTGGCGGGGCCACAGCGGGCTTTGTTCCCCGGCGAGGTGGAGAAACTGCAGGATTATCTGGCGAAAGGCGGACGGCTGCTGTTGTTGATTGGGCCACGGGTGGATGCCGGCCTGGATCCCTTGCTGGAAGAGTGGGGCGTGGTCTTGGGGGATGACATCCTCATTGAGGTGAGCAGCGTCAGCCAACTGTTGGGGACAGGGCCGGCGGTTGCCCTGGTTACTACCTACGGGGATCACCCCATCACCGCCCCCTTGGCGGCCCAGCGGCTAATGACCCTGTTCCCCCTGGCCCGCTCTGTGGAAACCGAAGCCCGCGAAGGGATCCAAGCCACGCCCTTGCTGCGCACCGGCCCGCAAAGCTGGGGGGAGACCAGTCCTGAGCTGGAACGTGGCCCCTTGCAATTCGATCCGGATCAGGACAAGCCCGGCCCCCTTACCCTGGGCGTTGCTTTAACCCGCCGTCTGGACACCGACCCAGAACAGGGCTCGGGATCCCGGCAGGAGGCCCGCCTGGTGGTGATCGGCAATGTCAACTTTGCCCTCAACGGCAACTTGCGGCAGCAGGGCAACCGGGATCTCTTCTTGAACACCCTCAACTGGCTGACTGAGCAAACGGAGCAGATCTCCATCCGCCCCAAATCCCTCACGGATCGCCGTCTCACCCTGACCGGTCAAAACTTCCGCTGGCTGGTGCTGGGATCGACGGTCCTTTTGCCCTTGGCGGCCCTGGGTTCCGGAGCTGCCCTGTGGTGGCAAAGACGGTAG